The sequence below is a genomic window from Cicer arietinum cultivar CDC Frontier isolate Library 1 chromosome 6, Cicar.CDCFrontier_v2.0, whole genome shotgun sequence.
TCAAAACTACCTCTCAAATCTATGAAGCGTTTTGAATGCATAAAAAAATCATggtcaattttatttgaaaatcatAATTTCATGAAAATGTTCCGCAACAATTTCTTATCTAATAATAACGATTCTGATTCCAGCAATACCTTTCTCCTACTCAATGATGTTGATCCGCCTGCGCCACCTGAACAATATCGTGATTGCTCATTTTATTTGTTCTCTAGTGAAAGTGAGCGGTTCGATAATAGGATCAAGTTAGATTTGCCTTTTTCAATTGACAATTTTGGTtatggtatttttattttaggtttCAACAGTATTAATGGTATTTTTTGTGTTAGTCGAGAAGGTCCATTAAGACTCCGAATTGTATTATGGAACCCGACTACTGCCGAATTCTTTGTCATTCCTCCTAGCCCTGAAGAGTGTGTACCACCTTATCGGAGCCCTTTTATGGAGTTGATTGGATTTGGTTATGACCATATTAGAGATGACTATAAAGTCATTCGATATATAAAATTTCTCCCAACCACTGACGAAGAAGTAGACGTGCCATTGAAAGATAGATCGTTTGACCCCGTGTTAGAGATTTATAGTTTTAGTAGTAACTCTTGGAGGATACTTGATATCGACATGCCTTATACCTATATTGATGAATTCTGTAATGGTACCGGAGTGCACATCAATGGAATGTGTCATTGGTGGTGTAGAAGATATTCATCTTTGGAAGAATATTTGGTATCATTTGACTTGATCAACGAGGCGTTGATTGCAACACCTGCATCGTTAGACATGTATGAAGGTTGTAAACTTGGACAGATGGCGAGACACTTGGTGGTGTTAAATGAGTCAATTTCTTTGATCTCAAATTGTCCCGAAACAAGTACCTTTCATATTTCAACTTTGGGTGAACTTGGCGTAGAGAAATCATGGATTACACTATTCGTTGTTGGGCCCTTACCTTTCATTGAGTGTCCCATTGGAGTTGGGAAGAAGGGCAACATTTGCTTCAAAACATATGATGATGAGATAGTTTGGGTTGATTTAAACACTCAAATAATTGATGAAATTGGTGTTAAAGGAACGAGAGCTGAATGTCGTACAGGAATTTACAAGAAAAACCTTTTTCCAATTGGAGGAATTAATAATTAGTTTCTCATTGGGCTTGCAAActcatttgaaaaaataaaagaacacaTAATAGAATTTTATATGTACCAATCATGGTGTGCATATATCTGAAACCAAAAAATCAAAGGACTTGTTTAAATTATTGACTCTTaaaatttttaagttaaaataataatatgatattatagaATATTGATGTAATGTAGGTGGTTTATGAGGTATATATATTTCTAGTAGAATTATTAGAGTAATAATTAAACACTCCTCTCATTGTAAATTTTACTCTTATTTGAGCAGACtatattgtaaataaatttttttacacatgataGTTGAACCATTCATCTCAGCATGACTTGAAACTTTAGAATAGATAACTTGCTATACCATAAATTTTACTCTTATTTGAGTAAACTATGATCAGATCTTATTTcacaataattatttaatgttcTTGGtgattgtattttgtttaatgAAATGCTTGGGGAAGTGTGTGTAAGTGCTCCTagtttaattttagaaaaataagaaTCTTCAATACATGAATAATTTACTTAAGTTATTGTTTAGACCAATGTTTGATTCTTGAATGGGAGATAAAACCATATTTAGTGCTCGACAGAGACACAAATAGGATTACCTctattgagagaaaaattgatctcttattgatttttataatatagttTGAAGTTTATGTTTTACTTGATGAACTGACCAAGTTATTTGAAATACACGAGGATCAAGTGAGTTCGCTACAAAATACTAATGAATGAtccaattttttcaatttatgtattattattagAGTTTGATAGGAGTGTGTAAAATACCATGTGCCATCTATCTTAGctttttctcacaaaattatGCACTCAGTATTcagtttatttttattgtgattcAAAATATAGAACGTTAATGCCGAAAAACTTGACAATAGTATAAGGGGTAGTTTTAATGTCACATGACTTGCTTGGCAAGTAAGGATATATGGCAACTTATTTttctaatgattttattttcacactTGGTTTCTCTATTTTGGTGCACTTGAAGATGTTTTTTGTTTGCTTGCTATTTTGTTTGGTAAATGACTATTTTGTTGGGATTTATTGTCTTCTATCTCAACTcacatatttgatttaaattttctttgaagttttgttttccttctataaaaaataaattaatgtgtgTTGTTGGCTTAGTGATGTCAAAGACACTTATGTCTTTTAGGATGTGCACAAACCATCTACTATGgaactttttcttcttcttatttctAGGATTTGCATAAACCAACTTCCCTTCAAACTATCTTTTTGTGATTGTTTTTAATGTGGGAATGCAGATTAAGTTTGAAGATCATATGACTTTGTACTATTCATTAAGTCATTGTTAAAGGTGTAGCTTTATGTCAATCTTTGCACTGAAGATATCAAAAGCCTACATTGCTTCTAAATGgtgttatgtatttttattgCATTCCCTCCTTATTAGTTATGGCCTTATGGGTATCAAGTTGGCCTAATGGTCATAGTGTGAAACTGTCAAGCTTAGGAGGGATTTGTTGCATGCATGCAGGTGGCTACCATTACTGCTTTCGTATATCCATATATGTCGATCACATTTTTAGTACAAAGTCATTGTACTTGTTATTGAGTCATGTATTAATTTACCTTCCCTACTATTTGTTTTGCATGTCTTCATGAGCATGATAATCTtttcaaaaaatagaataaattttttttttatgttgatgaAGCATGTGAATTATGATAATATatgaatcattttaaaattgtcCCAATCAATTGAGACATTGTGTGCTTATTTTGATGTATTTGGAATTTGAACagtgttattaaaaaaaacaattttttacaaACAAACAGTACATATATAGATGGAGGTAATAAAAAAGAAGttgatacaaaaatatataaatgatgttaatttagagattttattattttatgaatttgtgagaatactatttttttttttttggaaacacATGTGagaatactattttttttctttgcttcaatttgcaattaaaaatattttgtataagatAGAACCATATCATATATagcatatattatatataaatataattaaagaatGAAATCAGCAATAATGAGAggtctttttttgaaaaaagaaatggCATCTCGATTACTAAGATGGATTTTCAATGAAAAAGGCTCGTATATTGTATAGGTGGGAGATTTAACCAAAAAGTGTATTCATATTCACCTTTTATTATTCGTACCAAATAAGTGAGAGAATGAGTGTGTGTGGATTAATAAGAAATATAAGAAATCAGTAACATAAAAAGGGAGATTAGAAAGAAATGCTACAATATAGATCGGCCAGTGACAAACGGAAGAAAAAATTATGATGTTGTTGCAATAAACGAATCTAAACCTCTAAGCCCCACAATCTTTGAGAATATCTTTGGAGAAGCGTTTATACGCGAAACACGATTGAGATATGCAACTAGGGTGCAGGACGAAACTTGGGGATACGACGGACTGCAGAGGGATGTTGAGACGAGATATGAAGGGACGATGGAAGTAAATTTGGATCGCTGGGTTTAGAAATGAAGTGGGCATGGAGTGAGcaattaatatgataaaaatgagATTTTAATCTACACGATTGGTCATTGcattcactacaagaaaaacaattacttgtagaaagaaataaaagagaaacaATTAAGCTAGGGATAAAATGACTTGTAGAAAAACAATGACTTGTGttcatgatatatatatatatatatatatataNNNNNNNNNNNNNNNNNNNNNNNNNNNNNNNNNNNNNNNNNNNNNNNNNNNNNNNNNNNNNNNNNtatatatatatatatatatgttagatGGTTTTTCCTCcagtgaaataaaaaataaacaataaagtTAGGAATAAAATTACAGCGGCTTCTAGAATTAATTTGGAACTATAATATAACTGGCATGTTGCTCGAatgtaatttgtaaaattttcattttttaaaaagtttgaagGTGATATTTATGGTATATAAATGTATCAATctgattgaaaaaaatgtttcaatatTTGTAAGTTTCTTAGTTTATAAGAACATTGGTTGTATAACAGAGAATACATGGAATAAAAACAACTCAAAAgtttcactacgcgaaaaaacggcttttacagcgctttttttaagccatttacagcgctttttcaaaaaaataagcgctgtggaaacgggcgctgtaaatgatacaacagcgcttttataaaagcgctataaaacatgtaaatacaacgcgcgcttgttatgcacattttacagcgcttcttcacaaaaagcgctgtaatatgcaccccgtcatatgagttatgggtgtgcatattacagcgctttctcacaaaagcgctgtaatatgcccacccataatttcatatatgggtgtgcatattacagcgctttctcgaaaaagcgctgtaaaatgcctacccataatttcatattatgggtctgcattttacagcgctttctcaaaaaagcgctgtaatatgcccacccataatttcatattatgggtctgcattttacagcgcttttcttgtacatattacagcgctttctcacggaAGCGCTGTtgaaggtgcaccattaaagcgctttagaacaacattttacagcgctttttaaaaaaagcgctgtaaaatgcattattatttttttttttttaaacgctgtaaattaattatttgaaatgaaaaatgctttttagctttttatggcactttttttaaaaagcgctgtcttttatcattgtacccaaaattatttttgatccaaaatcacttcacaatcagtagaacagaacatattatagacaatcagttcacacaatcaatagaacataaatcagaactctgtaacttttttaacatatatgtaactctgtaatttacaacctaagtaactacattcagatacatatatacaacctaatttacaacctaattacctacattcagatccattatataataactaacagatccattatatgcatatattgtgtcctatgatcatttacatataataactaacagaatatacattatatgcactagctacc
It includes:
- the LOC101496678 gene encoding putative F-box protein At3g20705; this encodes MTNEELKARNKLNHIHDDLAFSILSKLPLKSMKRFECIKKSWSILFENHNFMKMFRNNFLSNNNDSDSSNTFLLLNDVDPPAPPEQYRDCSFYLFSSESERFDNRIKLDLPFSIDNFGYGIFILGFNSINGIFCVSREGPLRLRIVLWNPTTAEFFVIPPSPEECVPPYRSPFMELIGFGYDHIRDDYKVIRYIKFLPTTDEEVDVPLKDRSFDPVLEIYSFSSNSWRILDIDMPYTYIDEFCNGTGVHINGMCHWWCRRYSSLEEYLVSFDLINEALIATPASLDMYEGCKLGQMARHLVVLNESISLISNCPETSTFHISTLGELGVEKSWITLFVVGPLPFIECPIGVGKKGNICFKTYDDEIVWVDLNTQIIDEIGVKGTRAECRTGIYKKNLFPIGGINN